The following DNA comes from Capsicum annuum cultivar UCD-10X-F1 chromosome 7, UCD10Xv1.1, whole genome shotgun sequence.
AGTGTTGCTAAAAATAGAAAGttacattacatatatatagaacCAAAATTCTACATGAACAAGATAGAATTTTCTCTATTCACCTTTCACATTGTTAAAAATGTATTGTGCAGTTAAGCATGATTGAATccattggtggtggtgttagcTTGTTGATCTTCCAAGACAACTTTCTTCCAGAACCAATGCTTTTCCCAAAGGCGCATCATTTCTTCGATCGGAACTCCCTTTGTTTCAGGCAAGAAGAGGTAGACGAAGGTGGTCATGATAGCAATCCAACCAGTGAAAAACAGGAAGATACCGAACCTCATAACACATAAAAGTGAGAGGAAAGATTGTGCTATTGCAAATGTGAAGAACAAATTCACTGTCACTGTGATACTTTGGCCTGCTGATCTTGTCTCTAAGGGGAAAATTTCACTTGGCACTGTCCAACCAAGAGGACCCCATGAGTATCCAAATGCAGCTACAAAGAGGCAAATGAAAACAACTACTATAATTGAGTAACCTCTTGATAGCTCCTTGTCACTACCAAATTTGAGTCCCAAGATTATGGCAACAATAACCTGTAAGGAAAACAAATTATCTTCATATGATCTAAACGAGCGGTTTAACTTCTATATAATGACAGTGAAAAATCTAAGAGATCGATGTACTTCAGAATTCTAAGAAGATCAAGATTTGTCATTTGTGTGCCTTTAGGTCCCGACTTTCTTGATTAGAGTAAAGGGTCAAAAACACACCTAAGGTACCCCCGTTTTTTCAAGTTACATACCTCAACTATCAATTGTTCATTTTTCCTACCTGAAATATCACCATCGTTCGTTCATTAAGGAAAAGTGAATAATTGatagttgaggtgtgttttgataaatagttgaggATAGTTCAGGTAGAAAACTCTCATAACTGAATATCAGGTATGTAACTTCAAAAATCGGGATACTTTAGCCATCAACTCTCTTGATTATGAATCAAGGTGAAAGGTTGGATCGTGGATGTACTTGTTCAGGTCAGGTCAGGTCGGGACCAGAATGATGACATTCGATTTTGATCTAGAAGGGAGAAGGCAAAAGGCCAATTTGCACGATCACCCTTCTGCGAAGATTTGGTTAGTTTGTGTAAATGTCTGATTTCCTTAGTGGACTTTCTTTCCTTACGAAAATAACTTCAGGTAATTGACTAGTTTTACGTAGGCTGGCAACCAGGAAAAGAAATGCGGAGAAAATAACTAGAAAATCTTTACCTGGCAGATGATCATTTGGATTCCACCGGTAATAAGCAGAATTCTTCGACCCCATCTATCGACTGTGGCCATCGATACAACAGTAGATGAAGCAAGAACTGCACCAGTCAAAGCGGAGGAATAAAGAGAGGCTGTTCTTTTAAACCCCATACTCTGAAACAACACCGGGGCATAAAATAGTATGATGTTAATGCCTGTAAGTATCTGAAAAGTCGGCATCAAAATCGCCATAATTAACTGCGGCCTGTTTCTCCTTTTAAGAATATTTCTAAACGGATGCTTAATAGACTGAGCCAATTCACTAGCATCCACCATGTCTTCAAATTCTGCTTCTACGTTCTCGGTTCCTCTTATCTTCTCTAAAACTCGTCTTCCTTCAACTTTGTTTCCTTGTTCGATTAAGCTGTTCGGTGTCTCAGGGAGAAGCAGGCCTCCTACTGTCATCACGAAAGCCGGTCCTGCTGCTAGGCCTAAAGAAAGTCTCCATCCCCACGGATGAAGTTTGCTTGTTCCATAGTTTATCATGTTCGCTGTGAAGATTCCGAGCGTTGTTGCTAATTGAAACATCATGTTCAGACATCCTCTTAGATGTGCTGGTGCCATCTCTGATAAATATAACGGAACTGCCTTCAAGCAGTGACACAGAGTTAAAAACATTTATCTTAGAAAGTTCCGAATAACTTTTATGAGTTTAACTTGTATACATTGACAGTATAGAAGAATTTATGTACTATCCAATCTCCTAGATGGTAATTGTATATTCATAGCGATTGTGTTGAAAATCGTCTTGAACAAGTGGCAAAATACCTTTTACATGGATGGTGCAATTCGATTCTTTTTCCGGATTTCATACTTGTTCACTTCTAAACATGTGTGATTACAGAAAGTTCTTTAAAAGGTCTACGCTTTTTGAAGGTAATCCATCTGGCGTAATGTATAAAAAAACATTCAAACTTGGCCTCAACTGACAAGTAAGCACTCCAACTATGAGAGTGCATATCTAGACACCTCAACTTGGTCTAAACTGGCAATTAAACACTCCAACTCGTTCCCATTGTGTCTCGTGGAAAAGCAACGCCGATGACACTCAATTTTGGAGGTGTCAAGATTATTGTTTTGTAAGTTGAAGTGTTCAACTAACACAGTGAAGATAAGTTGAAGTGTCTAGACGTGCATATTCAAAACTGGAGTGCTTATTTGCAAGTTGAGGCCAAGTTTATGTGTCTATATATGTATTATGCCTAATGAATATGGCCGACATGGTTGGTGAGGATTCATATAACCGGTCTGAACTTGTAATCGAGGCCTACTTATTGTTGTATACAGATAACAGAATAGGAACTTGTGACAGCTAAAGATCAAGGGGAATCACCTGGTTGCCGAAGCCAATTCCAATGCCTAGCATAATTCGTCCCAAAAGAAGCATGCCAAGGTTGATAGCAGCGGCATTAAGAACCGCTCCAACAAAGAAACTAATGCCACCGCATATTATACTTGCACGACGACCATAGTTTCTAGTGATAGGAGATGCTACCAGAGATGCAACTAAACCAGCCAAGTACAAAGATGAGGTAAATGCAGCAAGAACTTGGTTATTGTACTTGCAATAGTTGTCTTCGTGGACGTGTTGTTTCTTTAGGTATACTGAGTAGAAGAATCGACGAAGAAATTCATCCATCGATGTCACTCCCCCTGTTATGTTTCATGCAGTAATCAGTGAGCAAATAGGAACTATGATGTTCAGACTCTCTAAAATGTCGTCGTGCGgcaatatttttggagagtctgagcaacataagTAGGAACTATGTTGTTCAGACTCTCTGAAAATGTCGTCAGGTGCATGTCGGATACTCCAAAAGTGGTAACTTGTCGGATAATCCGACATGGATGCAgcaatatttttggagagtccgagcaacataagtAGGAATATAGAATAATCGTCCAAGATATAATCAAGTAGACAAAAGTGTGTCCTCTTTAACAACAAAAACTTTCAAATGAGATAGCGACACAATTCAACATGATATCAGAGTAGGAAGAAGTCTTGTATTCGTGTCACAAAGTAAATTGAACTTAAAATCTTTTCTGGAGATATTCATTTTCCGAACAAAAATATAAGATATTCTGACACGCTGGCATTTTGCGGCCTGTTTggccatgatttttttttttttactttttccgaagttgaattatgaaaaatatgtttggccataaaattcataaaaaattctttttttactttatacacctttttcaaaaattcaaaaataacaaaagaatgttttcactcccaattactcacaaaaattcaacaaaaaaacaacTCAAATTTATTTCATGGCCAAAATAACTCTAATTTTCAAAAActactttttttctattattacaATGAAACATGACCAAAAGCCTACTTGAAatcacaaagaagaggaaaaaagaaattcCAAAAAGGTGAAAATTTTGGATAAATGTCCAATTCAATAATAATGATGTAGTACTActacttttattcttttactcATAACCATTAAGTCCCTCCTTCTATGAGACTGAGTCCCTCCTTCTATGAGACTGATGCAGTGTAACACATTGCTCGGATTCTTTAAAAATACTGTAGCCCTGTGCcgaattcataaaataattactccctccattttaatttacttgtcCTATTTTAACtcgacaaaaaaaaaaattaagagtacTTTTAAAACTTTGTTTGTAGACTTAAACATGTCATGTCATGTAACTCATTGCTCAAATTCTCTAACAATGCCGTTGCACTCGTGTCAGATCCTTAAAACATGTAATGTTTAAAGATTTAACACGACTATGAtaacttttttgaaaaattcgAACAACACATCAATAATTCTATCCTTCTTCCAAttctagaaaaggaaaaaaggaaaagttCTTTTTAGCATACAAAGCTAcatcttttttgtttttccaataattattatattatgaaataattataattaaattaatgtaCCTGAAATTCCAATGTCATATCCAAAGAGTGAACCACCAACAGCAGCAACAATACAAGCTATAATTACATAAAGTGTGATTTTTCCTTTGTAATTTTCAGCTCTTTCTTTTTTTACACCAATTGTACCAATTCCCCCTCCTGCCATCttcaatttcttgaaaaaaaaaaaattctgaagcaaaagaaagagaaatttttGTTAATAGTagttagttatatatatatatatatatatatatgtagactTCTACTTctgttttatctcttttaaaactTTATATTATATGAGTTTGACTTTAAAGTACTTTTCAAGTGGCAAATGAGtaatataaatgaaaagaaaaagaaaatgaaaacctttttttttggggggggggggggggggggcgacGGGGGAAAGTGTCACATCCTTTTACGTcatatacttttattttgttttactcGACccttcataattatttttaatttatttgtttaatttatgaaattaaaaaaatattttattttttattattaaataattatataaaataataatagttaaattagagtttcaaaaattataataatattaatttagtaaCTTCAAGTGTCGAGTTAATAAGaatcatgtaaaataaaatggaattataaaaaatattttccaagtggtaaatcattaataaaaatgaaaagaaaaaagaaaacttttttcTTGGAAAAGTGTCACGCCCTTTTTCGTCACCATTATATTACTGCACTAATCTCAAATTTATGTTATATTTCTTACTTTTCAAGAGTgactaaatttttaaatttaatttgatcAAATTACTTCAATATTCtagaaataaatttaggtatttagTGATTATATAGAAAGTATCATAAGATGAAATTCTTTTCATGTTaatataataaacaaaataaattttgaaatattagtTAAAATTCACTTAATCTGAATCTCAAAAAGATAAAAGTATCATAGGGAGCAGATAGAAGGAATATACGTGTTTAATTTCATCTCAATAAAGTACATAATTATATTGCTTGTATAAGAGGagaatcttttaaatttttgctctcttttaaattttaatctcGATGAAACGATGCTacataaattaagacataaaatgtataatttttatgataataacacaaaataagaaaaaagaaaatctacctTTTTGGTGCCAGTTTTAGCGGTGAGTAGTAAGTACTTAGATTTTAAATTTTCCTTTTGGAAGAAGGGttttgtcaaaatattttttcttgctGACAGTTGTAGCGATGAGTCGTAAGtatttgatttggatttttttctGGAAGGAGGATATTtttgttaatatattttttcttgatgacTAGTCTTCTATTTGTCTCATATATGTGTGGTTATTATGATTCCATAACTACCTCATTTTTTGAATTAATGACAAAACAAAATGGCTAATCTGAACAATTTGCCTTAATTGCATAACTTCTGGATAATAActaagaaaagaaattaaatgaaGTGATGTTTGAAGATAGAAAGTTGTTAGactctattaattttttttattttttttttaggtcCTTCATTTTTTAGTACAATGAAAGTTTGGTACATGGAGTAGCTAAACAAGTAATGCAGAGAATAGAAAAATATATCACATGAGTGAAATGTATTAAATGTGTTCATAACTTTCCATACATTCACAATATACAAGAAGTTTACATCATTAGGTTATCACTTGAAAGATATAAGTAACCAACCTGGGTTGCGGTCAGAGCGGAGCTACGTGGACTTAGGCAATTCATCTGAACTCTTTCGTCAAAAagttctctctctctatatatatatatatatgaagttcttttttatgtgtatatatattaaattgaaCCTCCTTGACACAAGTAAAAAATTTAGTTCAGTGATAAAGGGATACAAACTTTCACGCAGAGAGCCTCACGATCTCGATTTCGAGACCCATTCAcgatagattttattttttttgcttcctGCATTTGACTCCCCTTGATAGAAATCCTACCTCCGCCACTGATTGTCGTGTAATGGTGAAACTACTTCATTCTTAATTAGAGATTTCGGGTTCGAACGATACCAGTGGCGGACCAGAATTTAAGAGTCGTGGGTGCTCGAAAAGTTTAAACACATATATTGACATCCAAAGTTTTAAGGTTCCGCATGAAAATCATAATACCCaactatcttttttattttacaagtttttttttcatcttatatcaatttttatatattttttttatagaattatACCTATTTTGTATCGAATTTAACGACTATCGGAGTATCAATATTTTCAATCTAGGTCCGCCCCTAAAGAATATCAAACACcgaatataatttttatttttaaaaaaaaaaggaaaatatacgTAGATAATCgttcataaaatattgaattagtaacctgaaaaatattttgagtaGCTGATataaaatgttaaaaaatattaaaaatattaaatttcagacaccattttatgaaaatatactaAATATCTTATTGTTATTGTATATAAATTGATTTCTTACTCTTTTATTTCGACACAAGGATTTTTTTACATCATTGTCATCGTTCGAAAATTAGGAAGACAAATCATTTCTCCTAAATTTGTTAAATGTCATTTTCTTTGCGTATAAACtaatgaaagaaattaaaaatctCATATTATAGTTTGTTTgaccagaaaaataaaaataaaataggaaaaagacaAATTATTACCTATCATACTTAGAAAGATATGTTGATACGCAAAAACGTTGTCCATATAAATCTTTAAATACTGTATTATCCTCCGTTTACATATTTAAATAAGGCAAACAACACAactttcaataatttaaaaattaattataaaaattttaatattttatgcaattatataattactgaaaattttaattttaaatttatcaagatATACAATTAACTCCCAGTACATTCAATaaagatatatttttctttgtaaagatacatactTAGATTtcgatatatttttaaaaattctgaaTCTGTCGTGATATATAATACATCAATAAAAATGCATTTTTTCCTtggtaaagatacataattaggtCATgatatctgttttttttttttattttaaatctgttgagatatataattatctcctccaatgaagatacataattaatttttttttttataattactttgtaaggatgagaatataaatatgataatgtattttattttgacataaattttaaaaaaataaaaaaaatacatcttaaattaaaattatatcaaattactaaaatatattttaatcttgTGATATCTaatatgtcatgtgaaaaattaaatttaaagtgtttttaaaaaataaagatatcattctttttaaaataaattaaaaaagtatTCTTTTCAAGAGAGGGAGTATAATCTTTTGTCAAAAGAATTAAATAAGTACTTCAAAAGTAGTTAGAAGGGTCCTACACAGATAATAgagatatttttcttttgaatatttgGTTATTTTATTGCTTTGCATGACTTGTTAAGTTGTGATGATAATGATGTTAGTAACATGATATATCTTATCTCTACACCAATGCAGAGATTAGTTATAAgaattattaatataaaaattatttttattaatttgattcTTTGCATtgagttaatttaaaatattgatttactACActtaaaaattatgaatttgCAATTGTAATTATTTGTACTTAACGTGGATAGAcagaatagaaaaatataaattaattatctttTGTAGAAGTAATTAACTATATTGATGGTATAAATTTTTCAATTggtaaatattttgattttttactttAGAATTGGTGATTTAGCAAGTTGGATAATCCACTATATATTAAAACTGCAATTTGGTGTACAAAACTTTTGTTATGGACGGAGTTCAGAATTAAACTGTAAGAATTTAATGTACATAATTTTACCCTTACTTTTTGCAAGAGGATGTttcaagagaaaattgaaggaaaggtgttttttaaatcttgaatgaaggattggtgacattgaccaatttaaagggtcaaacataattaaaaaaacttgattaggttaattgtggatttgattaatattttctaaactttttactctttcaaaaatacaaattaacctaCACCCACAAAACTTGTCTtcctctgcaaatcaatctctctctcttctctctttctctcgatagtttctctctctaacttctcccaaccaataacttttcaaatttctcccttcaatcttgtgcaacttcaacttctggcaacaaatagttttgagttcttgcccgttccttttttactttcaaccgccAGTCGACGTGACAACTTTCAATCGcttcttttcgattttcacaagtaaaaaattagggcttttaagttatgacgaaaatgaggaacttgatttgttggtgtttgttatttttttatgttttttgttattttttttaatttttgttattttttagttgaatttctcatatgGATATATCTGCTActgttattttttaataatggataaaacatgtaacgtgaatccaacagatgagtatttgttgcaacatatatgactaatctgttgcacaaattagtaatctgttgcaacatatatgactaatatgttgcgcagattagtaatctgttgcaacatatatgagtaATCTGctgcacagattagtaatatgttgcaacatatatgactaatctgttgcaacatatatgacgaatttgttgcaacaaatgagtaatctgttgcaacatatatgactaatctgttgcaacatatatgactaatttgttgcaacaaatgagtaatctgttgcaacatatatgactaatctgttgcaacagatgacccatatgttggatttatattacaacactataaaacaaatccaacaaatgagtaatttgttgcaacagattagtcgtatattgcaacagattactcacttgttgcaatagatgactcatatattggattcatgttgcaggttctatccattgtagcagtagcagatacaccaaataagaaattcaacaagaattataattttacttacaaaataagttatgaagtaatgtccaagtgatatacgaacaaaatttgacctaaatttaaaaaaaaaaaattcaacaggggcacaacgaataagtaaaacacatgaaaaatttcatgaaacaggtaaagaaaacaaaaataatataccatacatccaatgcaaaaggatcaaagggacaaacatttgagttctcctaaaaacgtttaagttccctaatattttaattcctttctaatagttgacccatctgttacaacatattttctatctgtttgataattttcaacagatgaatcatcttatgcaacatgctagtcatccgttgattcaaattaagcaattattagtaataattaaattgatttagctaaaattaaagacgtctctacgacaatggaacaaacatttgtgttctcctaaaaatatttgagttccctagtattttaattatttttcaatagattatctatttgttgcaataagttagtcatctattgcaacagatgtttataacaggttagtcatttgtctattcaaattaagcaattattaataataactagattaatttaattaaaattgaagacaagtctttaatacaagaccttagacaaggggacaaatgtttgtgttctcctaaaaatatttaagctttagtattttaaattgattttcaaCGTATTTTGAACTCGGAATCAAAATGAGCCACGgaattaaaaaagtgaccaaaataggtcacctatttaaaagttaccaaaataggctaaacgtaataatttattacgttttttactttttttcttaacgatcaactaacggagttgacttttacaaaaacgtaagaattttttacattttatattttttttacgtaagaaattcttacgtgtTACACAATAACCGaagaaaaaatacaatgaattgtcaaatcaattaaaaatgtacttaaaaaaagagttgttcaacgtaacaaaaagttacgttcttaacttttttatagcagtggtcccccacccacaattcttttttccacaaatgtcctatcacttctacttttttctctttttacatatgataattatgaatttttttattagttaaatttatttagattttgcatgtagtttaaataatttgttttttctagtaaatttttacgttttatataaaaataaataaaaaaagaagtatcaattacctcattaacttaacaattttcttatatttattctatatcaaaaaataatcacttctatccttaattatccgatttctctttaaaaaaattatacttttgagtttttctctactccaaaatagtgaaatgttgaattatcgtcgatcaaatatgctactatatacaagaattatatttttttaggagtgttcctaaaaaaatatactttcttatattaatttaggaatgttcctaaattaaattgtgattttttactccattaattataatatgaaacgaatttatgcatgtgagtctcctcaatatcctaatcgaaacactaataaAAAACTACAGTGAATCACtatccgaaaaaattaatttcatatttttaacacacgaaaaaaatataattattgtatatagtagcatatttgatcgacgataattcaacatttcactattttggagtagaggaaaactcaaaagtataatttttttagagataaatcggataattaaggatagaagtgattattttttgatatagaataaatataagaaaattgttaagttaatgaggtaattgatacttctatttttaaatttttttatttaaaacgtaaaaatttattatatagagaaaaaaataaattatttgaattacatgtaaaatataaataaatttaactaatcaaaaaattcataattattatatgtaaaaggagaaaaaagtagacgtgatgggacatttgtggaaaaagaaaCT
Coding sequences within:
- the LOC107877680 gene encoding sugar carrier protein A isoform X2 codes for the protein MAGGGIGTIGVKKERAENYKGKITLYVIIACIVAAVGGSLFGYDIGISGGVTSMDEFLRRFFYSVYLKKQHVHEDNYCKYNNQVLAAFTSSLYLAGLVASLVASPITRNYGRRASIICGGISFFVGAVLNAAAINLGMLLLGRIMLGIGIGFGNQAVPLYLSEMAPAHLRGCLNMMFQLATTLGIFTANMINYGTSKLHPWGWRLSLGLAAGPAFVMTVGGLLLPETPNSLIEQGNKVEGRRVLEKIRGTENVEAEFEDMVDASELAQSIKHPFRNILKRRNRPQLIMAILMPTFQILTGINIILFYAPVLFQSMGFKRTASLYSSALTGAVLASSTVVSMATVDRWGRRILLITGGIQMIICQVIVAIILGLKFGSDKELSRVPSEIFPLETRSAGQSITVTVNLFFTFAIAQSFLSLLCVMRFGIFLFFTGWIAIMTTFVYLFLPETKGVPIEEMMRLWEKHWFWKKVVLEDQQANTTTNGFNHA
- the LOC107877680 gene encoding sugar transport protein 7 isoform X1, with the protein product MAGGGIGTIGVKKERAENYKGKITLYVIIACIVAAVGGSLFGYDIGISGGVTSMDEFLRRFFYSVYLKKQHVHEDNYCKYNNQVLAAFTSSLYLAGLVASLVASPITRNYGRRASIICGGISFFVGAVLNAAAINLGMLLLGRIMLGIGIGFGNQAVPLYLSEMAPAHLRGCLNMMFQLATTLGIFTANMINYGTSKLHPWGWRLSLGLAAGPAFVMTVGGLLLPETPNSLIEQGNKVEGRRVLEKIRGTENVEAEFEDMVDASELAQSIKHPFRNILKRRNRPQLIMAILMPTFQILTGINIILFYAPVLFQSMGFKRTASLYSSALTGAVLASSTVVSMATVDRWGRRILLITGGIQMIICQVIVAIILGLKFGSDKELSRGYSIIVVVFICLFVAAFGYSWGPLGWTVPSEIFPLETRSAGQSITVTVNLFFTFAIAQSFLSLLCVMRFGIFLFFTGWIAIMTTFVYLFLPETKGVPIEEMMRLWEKHWFWKKVVLEDQQANTTTNGFNHA